A part of Papaver somniferum cultivar HN1 unplaced genomic scaffold, ASM357369v1 unplaced-scaffold_118, whole genome shotgun sequence genomic DNA contains:
- the LOC113330512 gene encoding classical arabinogalactan protein 9-like → MACSSVYVALLTAVLMMGLVFGQAPTTAPVASPTKSPPKASPPPPAPTVMAPTPAPIATTTPTPTLSPASSPGPSIALPSSPPAPPTGAPATTPGGSPVGLANSPAGSTADNKNGAVRVSSVVGSGFVGVIVTSFMFL, encoded by the coding sequence ATGGCCTGTTCATCAGTGTACGTTGCTTTGTTAACGGCAGTTTTAATGATGGGATTGGTCTTTGGTCAGGCACCTACAACAGCACCAGTAGCTTCACCAACAAAGTCACCACCAAAAgcgtcaccaccaccaccagctccaaCTGTAATGGCACCAACTCCAGCACCAATAGCCACCACTACTCCAACACCAACTTTATCTCCAGCTTCATCACCAGGTCCATCTATTGCATTGCCCTCATCACCACCAGCTCCACCAACTGGTGCTCCAGCTACCACCCCCGGTGGTTCTCCTGTTGGACTTGCTAATTCTCCAGCTGGATCTACAGCTGATAATAAGAATGGTGCTGTAAGAGTTTCATCTGTTGTTGGATCTGGTTTTGTTGGTGTAATTGTTACCTCATTTATGTTCTTGTAG